One genomic region from Xenopus laevis strain J_2021 chromosome 2L, Xenopus_laevis_v10.1, whole genome shotgun sequence encodes:
- the pafah2.L gene encoding platelet-activating factor acetylhydrolase 2, cytoplasmic (The RefSeq protein has 3 substitutions compared to this genomic sequence), producing the protein MGVQLSLKLPPVTGPHPVSCTDIMVGHSKEGSFFRLFYPCGSSHDVQYPMWLPRSEYVTALAKYLGWDSSITPYISSLIFGHPQVPVPWSAPFVTGVDKKPLIIFSHGLGAFRTVYSALCMQLASHGFLVAALEHRDGSACATYHFADDDPTNAPLKEVWVPFSKVEVGMKEFYLRNYQLHHRANECVRVMQILRDINAGVVFNVLKSDFDLQALKGRMDFNNVAIMGHSFGGASTLLSLAKDDTFRCAIALDAWMFPLEDASYTNIQKPILFINAEHFQTTSSIQKMKRLNAGNRESKAITILGSVHHSLSDSAFLSGFLADRILQPRAKLNPEQCLQATITSALSFLQKHLDLPGNIPSLDSLSEEIRACILSDFPITNSSKL; encoded by the exons GGAAGTTTTTTTCGTCTCTTTTACCCATGTGGCTCTTCACATGATGTGCAGTATCCCATGTGGCTACCACGTTCTGAGTATGTCACTGCTTTGGCCAAATACTTAGGCTGGGATAGCAGCATTACGCCATATATTTCTTCACTGATCTTTG GACATCCTCAAGTCCCAGTTCCATGGAGTGCTCCATTTGTGACTGGTGTGGACAAGAAACCACTCATCATTTTCTCACATGGACTTGGAGCATTCAG GACAGTCTACTCAGCTTTATGTATGCAGCTTGCATCCCATGGATTTCTGGTTGCAGCCCTAGAACACAG GGATGGCTCAGCATGTGCCACATACCATTTTGCAGATGATGATCCCACAAATGCACCTTTAAAAGAGGTTTGGGTCCCGTTTAGCAAAGTAGAAGTGGGAATGAAAGAGTTTTACCTTAGAAATTACCAG CTCCATCACAGGGCAAATGAGTGCGTCAGAGTCATTCAAATTCTGCGAGACATCAACGCTGGAGCAGTGTTTAAcgttttaaagtctgattttgaCTTGCAAGCACTAAAG GGCAGAATGGACTTCAACAATGTAGCTATAATGGGACATTCCTTTGGTGGGGCTTCTACACTCCTTAGTCTGGCAAAGGATGATACATTAAG GTGTGCCATTGCACTGGATGCCTGGATGTTCCCTCTGGAGGATGCTTCCTATACTAACATCCAGAAGCCAATACTGTTCATAAATGCAGAACATTTCCAGACTACTTCTAGCatccaaaaaatgaaaagactAAATGCTGGGAACAGGGAGAGCAAAGCTATAACTATTCT AGGATCTGTCCATCACAGCCTGTCAGATTCTGCCTTTCTATCTGGGTTTCTTGCTGACAGAATCCTTCAACCCCGTGCAAAGTTAAACCCAGAGCAGTGTTTGCAAGCAACCATCACATCAGCCCTATCCTTCCTGCAGAAACATTTAG ATCTGCCTGGAAATATTCCTAGCCTGGACAGTCTAAGTGAAGAGATCAGAGCTTGCATTTTATCAGACTTTCCAATCACAAATTCCAGCAAACTTTAA
- the pafah2.L gene encoding platelet-activating factor acetylhydrolase 2, cytoplasmic isoform X1, with amino-acid sequence MGVQLSLKLPPVTGPHPVSCTDIMVGHSKEGSFFRLFYPCGSSHDVQYPMWLPRSEYVTALAKYLGWDSSITPYISSLIFGHPQVPVPWSAPFVTGVDKKPLIIFSHGLGAFRTVYSALCMQLASHGFLVAALEHRDGSACATYHFADDDPTNAPLKEVWVPFSKVEVGMKEFYLRNYQLHHRANECVRVIQILRDINAGAVFNVLKSDFDLQALKGRMDFNNVAIMGHSFGGASTLLSLAKDDTLRCAIALDAWMFPLEDASYTNIQKPILFINAEHFQTTSSIQKMKRLNAGNRESKAITILGSVHHSLSDSAFLSGFLADRILQPRAKLNPEQCLQATITSALSFLQKHLGLITPLSDFIILMPAPRMFAPDVLWTRVL; translated from the exons GGAAGTTTTTTTCGTCTCTTTTACCCATGTGGCTCTTCACATGATGTGCAGTATCCCATGTGGCTACCACGTTCTGAGTATGTCACTGCTTTGGCCAAATACTTAGGCTGGGATAGCAGCATTACGCCATATATTTCTTCACTGATCTTTG GACATCCTCAAGTCCCAGTTCCATGGAGTGCTCCATTTGTGACTGGTGTGGACAAGAAACCACTCATCATTTTCTCACATGGACTTGGAGCATTCAG GACAGTCTACTCAGCTTTATGTATGCAGCTTGCATCCCATGGATTTCTGGTTGCAGCCCTAGAACACAG GGATGGCTCAGCATGTGCCACATACCATTTTGCAGATGATGATCCCACAAATGCACCTTTAAAAGAGGTTTGGGTCCCGTTTAGCAAAGTAGAAGTGGGAATGAAAGAGTTTTACCTTAGAAATTACCAG CTCCATCACAGGGCAAATGAGTGCGTCAGAGTCATTCAAATTCTGCGAGACATCAACGCTGGAGCAGTGTTTAAcgttttaaagtctgattttgaCTTGCAAGCACTAAAG GGCAGAATGGACTTCAACAATGTAGCTATAATGGGACATTCCTTTGGTGGGGCTTCTACACTCCTTAGTCTGGCAAAGGATGATACATTAAG GTGTGCCATTGCACTGGATGCCTGGATGTTCCCTCTGGAGGATGCTTCCTATACTAACATCCAGAAGCCAATACTGTTCATAAATGCAGAACATTTCCAGACTACTTCTAGCatccaaaaaatgaaaagactAAATGCTGGGAACAGGGAGAGCAAAGCTATAACTATTCT AGGATCTGTCCATCACAGCCTGTCAGATTCTGCCTTTCTATCTGGGTTTCTTGCTGACAGAATCCTTCAACCCCGTGCAAAGTTAAACCCAGAGCAGTGTTTGCAAGCAACCATCACATCAGCCCTATCCTTCCTGCAGAAACATTTAG GGCTTATTACACCCCTGTCAGACTTCATTATATTAATGCCAGCACCCCGGATGTTTGCACCAGATGTGCTTTGGACAAGGGTACTCTGA